In Streptomyces nojiriensis, the sequence AACCAAAGCGGGATGACAATGGCGAGGCACGCGTGAAACACAGGAAACGGCGCGTAGGGCCAGCCTTGCCATGACTCCGGAAGGGCGACCGCGGTGACCAGTACACCGATGCAGAGAACGGTGAGCGGGTGGAGTCCGCCGACGGGTGCGGTGGGTTCGGCGGCTTGCGCGTCCGGAACTGCGGGTCTCCTTACGTTCGCCATGGTCGCATCAGCTACTCCACGCTTGAGATGAAGCGGCGAACGGTCTCGTTGACGAATGAGTCGTCCACGTAGGTGATGAAGTGCTCACCACCTGGCTTGATGACCGCTGCGCCCGCGTTGGGAAGGAGCGCGGCCATGCGGCGTGCCTGGGCGACCGAGACGATGTGGTCGTTGTCGCCGGAGATGACCAGGCTCGGCACGTGAACCTCGCCCGGCGTCGGGCGATGCTCGGTCAGGTTGGGAAGAATGCTGTGCTTGAACAGCGCCGTCAACCGAAGGACGACCAGCGCCTCCTGGACGATCCACTCCGGTTTGATCTGGGTCCCTCCGACGAAGCGCCCGAGGAGTGTCGCAAACACGCGCGATGACACCACTCGCTCGATGGGAAGGTGTTCCAGCACCTTCAGCCAGAAGCCGTAGGGTTGCGGGAACCGGTAACGATCGGCCAGCCCGACGAAGACCATCGAGCGACACAACTCGGGGTGATGCTTGGCCAGATAATAGGCTGCCGCACCCGTGTCGCCCCACACGACGAAGTGCGCGCGGCTGATACCGAGGGCGGAGAGCAGGCTGCGGACCTCGTGGGCCCTGTCCTTGATGCCGACCCGCGTGTTCGTGCTGAGCAGCGGTTCATAGAGCACGACGCGGTGGTCGCGCTGGAACTCTGCGATTTGAGGTGCGTAGACGAAGTTCAGTTCGGCGACCATGGGCAGGAGTACGACGGCGTCCCCCTCTCCGCAGTCGAGTACGCGGAGTGTTCTGCCGTCGGGAAGCGTGACGGGGCGCATGGCCGCCGCGATCGCTCTTTGGTCCTCGGTCATCCTCGTGCGAAGCGAGTCCGAGACGGGAGGTCTCACCCATGTGCGCGCGTCAGTCATTGCACCCCGCCTCACCGGGCAGGAGCTCGATTGCCGCTGCGCCGCAG encodes:
- a CDS encoding alpha/beta fold hydrolase, translating into MVAELNFVYAPQIAEFQRDHRVVLYEPLLSTNTRVGIKDRAHEVRSLLSALGISRAHFVVWGDTGAAAYYLAKHHPELCRSMVFVGLADRYRFPQPYGFWLKVLEHLPIERVVSSRVFATLLGRFVGGTQIKPEWIVQEALVVLRLTALFKHSILPNLTEHRPTPGEVHVPSLVISGDNDHIVSVAQARRMAALLPNAGAAVIKPGGEHFITYVDDSFVNETVRRFISSVE